The following are encoded together in the Citrus sinensis cultivar Valencia sweet orange chromosome 1, DVS_A1.0, whole genome shotgun sequence genome:
- the LOC102621645 gene encoding uncharacterized protein LOC102621645 translates to MVDSDSGDDAGNNNTWDAGLDDYESADDSGSNSDMLSDDEVQDACNRYEANSGGFEFNIDRERIMLRVGAVYKNVDEFRNVVKVFAIQNGFRLKRVKNEKSRVTLACAAVGCTWRVHASPNWNGKHFQIKTFRPEHICARGSDNYEANSTWIAATFLHLFRANPQLNIEVIASELLRRFGIKCSNQRLYRAKNKALELLGQDHKASYTKLYREMDRGSIMKKDRAQEPRINLRQQLSLNLERKNLSMMMDN, encoded by the exons ATGGTGGACAGTGATAGTGGGGATGATGCtggaaataataatacttgGGATGCTGGTTTAGATGACTACGAATCAGCAGACGATAGTGGTTCAAACTCAGATATGTTGTCAGATGATGAAGTTCAGGATGCATGTAATAGATATGAGGCCAATTCAGGGGGTTTTGAGTTCAATATAGATAGGGAAAGGATTATGTTGAGGGTTGGAGCAGTGTATAAGAACGTGGATGAGTTTAGGAATGTGGTGAAAGTTTTTGCGATACAAAATGGTTTTAGGCTGAAAAgggtaaaaaatgaaaagagtagaGTCACACTGGCATGTGCAGCAGTAGGTTGTACTTGGAGGGTTCACGCAAGTCCAAATTGGAATGGTAAACACTTTCAAATCAAAACATTCCGGCCTGAACACATTTGTGCTAGAGGTAGTGATAATTACGAAGCAAATTCAACTTGGATTGCTGCAACATTTCTTCATCTATTTAGAGCCAACCCTCAGCTAAACATTGAAGTAATAGCAAGTGAGCTGCTTAGGAGATTTGGTATCAAATGCAGTAATCAGCGGTTGTATAGGGCTAAGAACAAGGCATTGGAGCTGTTAGGGCAGGACCATAAGGCCAGCTATACCAAACTATACAG GGAAATGGATCGGGGATCAATAATGAAAAAGGACAGAGCTCAGGAGCCCAGAATCAACTTGAGGCAGCAGCTGTCATTGAATCTGGAACGCAAGAATTTGTCCATGATGATG gACAATTAA
- the LOC102611822 gene encoding protein SINE3, with protein sequence MKDFQTPQKEQSRLSDVSNRRSKETPLKKSQKILQKSLNAAFKTASEDSSPEKFLKELPDLPTVSENFSNPSLSGSPEPLNLSDLTPSSTISVNKSDVKDLSVDCHQFIVSNCATIGSVEADVLANLLTEARLQVLNSADVNTKNKKLLDSLIKIAVDDFFAIPQERDGVVELVSMKHRIVFACFVVCILAVSVILFFNSEPQRAFTGPPPT encoded by the exons ATGAAAGACTTTCAAACTCCACAGAAGGAGCAATCTCGACTGTCCGATGTCTCGAATCGCAGATCCAAAGAGACTCCGCTGAAGAAATCTCAAAAG ATTCTTCAGAAGAGCTTAAACGCTGCGTTTAAGACCGCTTCTGAAGATTCCTCGCCGGAAAAATTCCTCAAGGAGCTGCCCGATCTTCCTACGGTGTCCGAG AACTTTTCGAATCCATCACTCTCCGGTTCACCAGAACCGTTGAATCTGTCTGATCTCACTCCATCTTCCACAATCTCTGTCAACAAAAGTGACGTCAAGGATCTCTCAGTCGATTGTCATCAATTCATTGTATCAAACTGCGCAACAATCGGATCCGTGGAGGCGGATGTACTCGCGAATCTTCTCACAGAAGCTCGATTACAAGTTTTGAACTCGGCCGATGTTAATACCAAGAACAAGAAGCTTCTGGATTCGTTGATTAAGATCGCCGTTGACGACTTCTTCGCAATTCCTCAAGAGAGAGATGGCGTCGTAGAACTTGTTTCGATGAAGCATCGTATTGTGTTTGCATGTTTCGTGGTTTGTATTCTTGCTGTATCGGTGATTTTGTTCTTTAATTCGGAGCCTCAACGCGCTTTCACTGGACCTCCGCCTACTTGA
- the LOC102614299 gene encoding transcription factor bHLH147, which yields MSSTLISNPVTNSDRSKRKKKKKASQSKESKQNQTQWKSETQQQIYSSKLIQALNHVNGASPSAPRRGRAVREAADRVLAVAAKGRTRWSRAILTHRLKLKFRKHKKVNRVSAPSAAAAATGSGRSKKAGFSVLRLKAKSLPAVQRKVRVLGRLVPGCRKQPFPVILEEATDYIAALEMQVRAMTALAELLSVGGGSSSSSSAAPPTT from the coding sequence ATGTCGTCAACTCTGATATCGAATCCGGTAACGAACTCTGATCGctctaaaaggaaaaagaaaaagaaggccTCACAATCAAAAGAGTCCAAGCAAAACCAAACCCAATGGAAATCAGAAACTCAGCAACAAATCTACTCCTCAAAACTCATCCAAGCTTTAAACCACGTCAACGGCGCGTCTCCTTCGGCTCCGCGCCGAGGGCGAGCCGTCCGGGAGGCGGCTGACCGCGTGCTAGCCGTGGCGGCCAAAGGGAGGACCCGGTGGAGCCGAGCCATTTTGACTCACAGACTCAAGCTCAAGTTTAGAAAACATAAGAAGGTGAATAGAGTATCGGCTCCTTCAGCAGCAGCTGCGGCCACCGGGAGTGGCCGGTCAAAGAAGGCGGGATTTAGCGTTTTGAGGCTGAAAGCCAAGAGTTTGCCGGCTGTTCAACGGAAAGTTCGCGTCCTTGGACGGTTGGTTCCCGGTTGCCGTAAGCAGCCGTTTCCGGTTATCCTCGAAGAAGCAACTGATTATATAGCTGCTCTCGAGATGCAGGTGCGTGCCATGACTGCCCTCGCCGAGCTCCTCTCCGTCGGCGGCGGCTCGAGTTCCAGCTCCTCCGCCGCCCCTCCCACCACCTGA
- the LOC102614000 gene encoding prefoldin subunit 3 isoform X2 gives MASASAETASSSSQIATAAASPTTERRGIPAAQFVEDVQTFLSQLDLDVNSALAFLQERLQQYKLVEMKLLAQQRDLQALTADFEVSEGIFSRARIEDKDSVCLWLGANVMLEYSCDEATVLLQKNLENAKASLEVLIADLQFLRDQVTITQVTVARVYNWDVHQRRIRQAAAAAANES, from the exons atggcGTCAGCTTCAGCCGAAACGGCGTCGTCGTCGAGTCAAAtagcaacagcagcagcatcGCCAACGACAGAGAGAAGAGGGATCCCGGCAGCTCAGTTCGTTGAAGATGTTCAaacttttctctctcaattagaCCTCGATGTCAATTCCGCCCTCGCTTTTCTCCAAGAaag ACTTCAACAGTACAAGTTAGTTGAAATGAAGCTGCTTGCTCAGCAGAGGGATCTTCAg GCACTTACTGCTGATTTTGAAGTCTCTGAAGGCATATTTTCGCGGGCTCGCATTGAGGATAAAGATTCAGTGTGTTTATGGCTGGGAGCAAATGTCATGTTAGAGTATTCATGTGACGAG GCTACTGTTCTTTTGCAGAAGAATTTAGAGAATGCTAAAGCAAGTTTAGAAGTACTTATTGCCGATTTGCAATTCTTGAGGGATCAAGTTACTATAACTCAG GTTACCGTTGCTCGTGTTTATAATTGGGATGTTCATCAGCGGAGAATTCGACaggctgctgctgctgctgctaatGAGTCATGA
- the LOC102614000 gene encoding prefoldin subunit 3 isoform X1 translates to MASASAETASSSSQIATAAASPTTERRGIPAAQFVEDVQTFLSQLDLDVNSALAFLQERLQQYKLVEMKLLAQQRDLQAKIPDIEKCLDIVATLQAKKEEGEALTADFEVSEGIFSRARIEDKDSVCLWLGANVMLEYSCDEATVLLQKNLENAKASLEVLIADLQFLRDQVTITQVTVARVYNWDVHQRRIRQAAAAAANES, encoded by the exons atggcGTCAGCTTCAGCCGAAACGGCGTCGTCGTCGAGTCAAAtagcaacagcagcagcatcGCCAACGACAGAGAGAAGAGGGATCCCGGCAGCTCAGTTCGTTGAAGATGTTCAaacttttctctctcaattagaCCTCGATGTCAATTCCGCCCTCGCTTTTCTCCAAGAaag ACTTCAACAGTACAAGTTAGTTGAAATGAAGCTGCTTGCTCAGCAGAGGGATCTTCAg GCGAAGATCCCAGATATTGAGAAGTGTTTAGATATTGTTGCTACTTTACAAGCTAAGAAGGAAGAGGGGGAG GCACTTACTGCTGATTTTGAAGTCTCTGAAGGCATATTTTCGCGGGCTCGCATTGAGGATAAAGATTCAGTGTGTTTATGGCTGGGAGCAAATGTCATGTTAGAGTATTCATGTGACGAG GCTACTGTTCTTTTGCAGAAGAATTTAGAGAATGCTAAAGCAAGTTTAGAAGTACTTATTGCCGATTTGCAATTCTTGAGGGATCAAGTTACTATAACTCAG GTTACCGTTGCTCGTGTTTATAATTGGGATGTTCATCAGCGGAGAATTCGACaggctgctgctgctgctgctaatGAGTCATGA
- the LOC102613699 gene encoding probable WRKY transcription factor 48 has protein sequence MEKREAETSISMANSTLLSDENPAGGYGLGGIFDMSCEGDKWDAASFGFMDLLNVQNHNTNYNNQDFGGDSFLFSNTLHPPPPAAAPILPPPPPQPSPAPESSEVLNNPATPNSSSISSSSNEAAANNTNNEEQTDTNNNNNNNNNSSSKAGDDDEQEQDKTKKQLKPKKKNQKKQREPRFAFMTKSDIDHLDDGYRWRKYGQKAVKNSPHPRSYYRCTSAGCGVKKRVERSSEDPTIVVTTYEGQHIHPSPITPRGSIGIMANDHNSTATFGASSSFVIPQPQYLQLHHQQQPYIYSSSPPLNLITSNATSTTANSSFNNPTFSSFVHHHQAERRNTMISPSQASLFHDHGLLQDIVPSQMRNEPKDEHI, from the exons atgGAGAAACGAGAAGCTGAAACTTCAATCTCGATGGCGAATTCGACGCTACTTTCCGATGAGAATCCGGCGGGTGGGTATGGATTAGGAGGCATATTTGACATGTCATGTGAGGGTGATAAGTGGGATGCAGCTTCTTTTGGTTTCATGGACTTGCTCAATGTCCAGAACCATAATACTAATTATAACAATCAAGATTTTGGTGgtgattcttttttattcaGTAATACTTTACATCCACCACCACCGGCGGCAGCACCGATtctcccaccaccaccaccacagCCGTCGCCGGCACCGGAATCCTCAGAGGTGTTGAACAACCCAGCTACTCCCAACTCATCCTCaatctcttcatcatcaaacgAAGCAGCAGCTAATAATACCAATAATGAAGAGCAAACTGACAcgaacaacaacaacaacaacaacaacaacagcagcagcaaagCTGGTGATGACGATGAACAAGAACAAGATAAGACTAAGAAACA GttgaaacccaaaaagaaGAATCAAAAGAAACAGAGAGAGCCAAGATTCGCGTTCATGACAAAGAGTGATATTGATCACTTAGATGATGGATACAGATGGCGAAAGTACGGCCAAAAAGCTGTCAAAAATAGCCCCCATCCGAG AAGCTACTATCGTTGCACTAGTGCCGGCTGCGGAGTGAAGAAGCGAGTGGAGAGATCATCTGAAGACCCAACGATTGTTGTAACAACGTATGAAGGACAACACATACATCCAAGCCCGATAACGCCTCGAGGGAGTATTGGAATCATGGCCAATGATCATAATTCGACTGCTACTTTTGGTGCTTCATCATCCTTTGTGATTCCGCAGCCTCAATATCTTCAACTACATCACCAACAGCAACCCTACATATATAGTTCATCGCCTCCGTTGAATCTAATTACTTCTAATGCTACTAGTACTACTGCTAATTCTAGTTTCAATAATCCTACGTTTTCTAGTtttgttcatcatcatcaagcaGAGAGACGTAATACGATGATAAGTCCTTCACAGGCTTCTTTGTTTCATGACCACGGCCTGCTTCAGGACATCGTGCCATCACAGATGCGAAATGAGCCAAAGGATGAGCACATATAA